Genomic segment of Lepidochelys kempii isolate rLepKem1 chromosome 23, rLepKem1.hap2, whole genome shotgun sequence:
AACAAACAGTACTTTGCtggagggagctggctggggcccAGTAGCGTTCTCAATGCCCTGAGAGAACAGGCCGGCAGGTGCTGAACTGCTGACTGTGGATTGCCAGCGTCTGCAGCCCAGGCCCTGTCTGGAGCTCCTGCCCTCCATGGTGATGGCTGGAGGCCTGAGACAAAACTGGGTGCCCGGGAGTGGTGAGGAACAGTCAGCTCAGGAACCCTGACCGGGTCTGGCCACCCCAAGCCAGTGACTTCCTAGTGGGAACTGGAACCCGGGATGGCCTGTGTCcatctgccccagcagcagcgccTGGGAGGGCAGCTACCCATTGCCCCCTTGTCTCATGCAGGTGGAGCTTGCGCTGTGGGACACAGCTGGCCAGGAGGACTACGACCGCCTGAGACCCCTGTCCTACCCTGACACGGACGTCATCCTCATGTGCTTCTCCATCGACAGCCCTGACAGCTTGGGTGAGTGCTGGGCAGCCGGGTgccccctgggccagagggcgcTGGGGAGATCCAGCCGGGTCCCTGTGGCCGCAGCCAGAGCCAGGATCTCAATACTGGGCAGAGGGTGCCCAGGTGAACTGTGGCTCAGGCCCCTGTAGTGgccaggtcacacagcagcttGAGTTTGCTACAGGCCCTGAGCTGGCACATCTGGCCAAGAGGCTCATGgtaatgctctaaccactagcccccatgCCCTTCCCAGTGCATGGGACAGAAtcgggagtcctggctctcagcccacctgctctaaccactagcccccacgcCCTTCCCAGTGCATGGGACAGAAtcgggagtcctggctctcagcccacctgctctaaccactagccccatGCCCTTCCCAGTGCATGGGACAGAAtcgggagtcctggctctcagcccacctgctctaaccactagcccccatgCCCTTCCCAGTGCCAGGGTAGAGCCCAAGGGTCCATGCTGCCAGCCCAGGCCTGGGGGAGCTGGGCATGATCTGGGTGCCCTGATGCTGATCCTTCCCCCTGTGCAGAAAACATCCCGGAGAAGTGGACCCCGGAGGTGAAGCATTTCTGTCCCAACGTGCCCATCATCCTGGTGGGCAACAAGAAGGACCTGCGCAATGACGAGCACACGCGCCGGGAGCTGGCCAAGATGAAGCAGGTAAGCCCCTGTCCTGAAGGAGAGCGCCTCCCCCCAgggagagtgccccctgctgTCTGTCCTGGCACCCTGGGGTTGCCCCCACCCTGAAGGAAAGTGCCTCCTTCTGAGATTGATCGCTCCTCCCTGATTAACCCTTTAGATCCCAGGACAGTGCTGCTGCTTGGGCTGGCTATACTGGGCTCTCAGCCCTGCTCTTACCTGCCAGACCCCACTCCAGcaggggatggaacccaggagtcctggctcccagaccccactgcccccaggaTTGGGGAGACCCTTGGCGCTGACCACTTTTGCTGCCCCTGCAGGAGCCGGTGAAGCCGGAGGAGGGCCGGGACATGGCCAACCGGATCAGCGCCTTTGGGTACCTCGAGTGCTCGGCCAAGACAAAGGACGGGGTGCGCGAGGTCTTTGAGATGGCCACACGGGCTGCCCTGCAGGCCAAGCGTGGGCGCAAGAAGACCTCCTGCCAGCTGCTgtaactccccctgctcccaccaggccctccctctgacccctcccacttggggggggcgggggctcagggccccTCATCACAGCCCCATGGCTCCTTGGGCAGAGCTGCCCATCTCCTCTGGCTGCTGGAGCCTCCCACagctgttttggggggggggtttgtggCACAGCCCCCTCAATCCCACCCCTGGGGGggcccccagcctctctcctggAATGGTTTGGGAGGGGGGGCTACCCCATGGCAGCTCCACTGCCTCCTGgcagctctgccccagctcttCCAGTCCCCCACTCAATTGGAGCCCGAAATCACAGGGCTGCCCTGCCCCTTgtgacccgcagccccttgctGGGGGGCTCAGTGCTGCAGGTGTCAGCCCTCTACTGTGCCTCCCATTGGCCATGGGAGGGCTGGATCACAGCATGGTGCCCCTTGCTGGGCTCTGCCCCCAGGGTGGGGGAGTGGGCGCTGCCCCCTGCTGTACAGATTTCTTCCTCCTATTTATCTCTTGCCAAGCGGGGGGGCCCCCCAGAGAACTCTATATTTTTATGCAGAGGTGCTGCGGGCCGCTTTGCCCGTGGAGGGCAcctggctcccccacccccctcgggTCCCGGGCCCTCCGCACTAGCAAGTGCCACACGGGGGGTGCTGCGGGCACCCGTCCGCTCTGTACTCCCGGGGATGTTGGTTATTTTCAACTGTACTTGAAAGACAGACAGCTCTGTAATAAATTTGTAGCAATGTTTAGTATGGGGGGCTCTGTCTGTTTGTGGGGGGGTTCCCCTCACCTCATAGTTCtgtgccagccctgggctccccacctctgcccccttgTGCTCTGCTGGGGTCACACCAGCCTGAATCAGTTCTATCCCCTGCCATCAGCTGGAGGGGGGCAACGCTCAAGTCACCTCAACTGTCTGCCAGTTCCCAAACACAGCTTGGCTGGGGCTGAAATGTACCCAGCTCTGGGGGGGGCCTGGGCCACAGCTACACACAACTGCAGGGGCATGTGGGCAGTACCCG
This window contains:
- the LOC140901942 gene encoding transforming protein RhoA-like isoform X1 — protein: MRGRLGGGEREREPPPFRAGGAGPCGRGCGGEMAAIRKKLVIVGDGACGKTCLLIVFSKDQFPEVYVPTVFENYVADIEVDSKQVELALWDTAGQEDYDRLRPLSYPDTDVILMCFSIDSPDSLENIPEKWTPEVKHFCPNVPIILVGNKKDLRNDEHTRRELAKMKQEPVKPEEGRDMANRISAFGYLECSAKTKDGVREVFEMATRAALQAKRGRKKTSCQLL
- the LOC140901942 gene encoding transforming protein RhoA-like isoform X2 — its product is MAAIRKKLVIVGDGACGKTCLLIVFSKDQFPEVYVPTVFENYVADIEVDSKQVELALWDTAGQEDYDRLRPLSYPDTDVILMCFSIDSPDSLENIPEKWTPEVKHFCPNVPIILVGNKKDLRNDEHTRRELAKMKQEPVKPEEGRDMANRISAFGYLECSAKTKDGVREVFEMATRAALQAKRGRKKTSCQLL